The following nucleotide sequence is from Desulfobacterales bacterium.
GCACTTGCGCGCCGTTGCACGCTTACGTAACCACCGATGCACCGGTGATTCCCTGATGTAATTTCGGCGGCTTTTTACCCTCTCGTTCCATTTTGTCGGAAACCTGTCACCATGATTCAGAAAAAATACCGAAAAGACGCTTCCAGTGGCGTTAAAGAGATGATTCATACGGCGGATCTGGCCTTGCGCGTTCGTGGAAAAGACCTTGACGCGCTCATGCGCAATGCTGCGGCCGGCATGAGCGCGTTGATGTGCGATGCCCCAATGGCTGCATCCGTCCCCGAGCGTCGTGACGTATCGGTATCAGCGCCGGATGCGGAAGGTCTGCTGGTGGAATGGTTAAGCGAACTGGCCTACTGGGCGGAATCGGAAGGGGCTGTTTTTAATTCCTTTTTGATTCACTCGATTTCGGAAACCAGCCTGACCGCCACCGTCTCGGGCCGGTTATCCGGTCCCTTGAAGCGCACCATAAAAGCGGTCACCTATCATAACCTTGCCATCAAGCAAACCGCCCGGGGACTGGAAGCCACGGTGGTATTTGATGTGTAATTTGCCGCACCGGCGAACCCAACGCGTAAACACGGAGAGCGCATGATGGTTACCCAACGGGATATTTTACAAATCAATGCGAATTGCTTTGAAGTGCCCGCATCGTTTCGCAAGGACATGCGGGTTCCCGCCCGGTTTTATTCGGACCCGGCATTGATCGGGGATCTGATAAAAGACAACAGTCTCGATCAATTGGTCAATACCACCGTGTTGCCCGGCGTTGTGGCGCCCGCGCTGGCCATGCCGGATATTCATCAGGGATATGGATTTCCGATCGGCGGGGTCGTGGCCACGCAACTGCCGGACGGCGTTATTTCACCGGGCGGGGTGGGCTATGATATCAACTGCGGCGTGCGTCTGCTCGGCACCCGCATCAGCCGTGAAGAGATAGCTCCCTATCTCTCACCGTTATTATCCCTTATTGATACCCATTGCCCGAGCGGGGTCGGAAAAGGTGGTATCCTTCGTCTCAACGACAAGGAGCTGAATCGCGTGCTTCATGAGGGTGCCCGGTGGGCGCTGGGAAAAGGCTTTGCCACGGCGTCCGATCTTGAGAGAACCGAGGAAAAGGGATGCCTCGCCGGCGCATCGGCCGAAGCGGTCAGTTCGCGCGCCAAAGACCGGGGACGGGACCAGATGGGAACCTTGGGGGCCGGCAACCATTTTATCGAGATCGATGTCGTTGATGAAATATTTCATTCAAAAGCCGCTGACCGCATGGGTCTTTTTGCCGGACAGGTGGTGGTTCAAATTCACTGCGGCTCCCGCGGGCTGGGGCACCAGGTTTGCGGTGATTATGTGAAGCGGTTTCAAAACGTCGTACACCGATACGGCATCAACCTGCCGGATCGGGAACTGGTGTGCGCGCCGGTGAGCAGTCCCGAAGGCATGGATTATCTGGCAGCCATGAACGCAGCGGCCAATTTCGCCTTTGCCAACCGGCAGGTTTTGGCCCACCGCATTCGCGAAAGTTTCTCCCTGGCGCTGGCGGGCAAAATCCAAGCGCACAAAGTGTATCAAATTTATGATATCGCCCATAACATGGCCAAGATTGAAACCCATGACATTGAGGGCAAAAAACTAACGCTCTGCGTTCATCGAAAAGGGGCAACCCGTGCCTTTGGGCCGGGCGCGCCCGAGGTACCCCCGGATTATCGGGATATCGGGCAACCCGTTTTGGTGCCCGGCTCCATGGGAACGGCCAGTTGGGTGCTGCTCGGCACTGAAGCCGCGATGCGCTTGACCTTCGGCTCGTGTTGTCATGGCGCGGGCCGGCGGATGAGCCGTCATCAGGCGAAAAAAATGGTTCGGGGCGCCGAATTGAGAAAAAAACTGGAAGCCGATGGCATTCTCGTACAATCGGGAAGTCTTTCGGGTTTGGCCGAAGAAGCGCCTATCGCCTATAAAGATGTGGACAAAGTGGTTTCCATTGTTCACAATGCCGGTATTGCCAAAAAGGTGGCCCGGCTTTCGCCCATCGCGGTCATCAAGGGATGAGCGCTTGAACGGGTCAACCCTATTGACGTAACAAAAAAATTTAATATATTATCCGACAGTAACGAGCCTTTAGGGCCATTAACCAAACGATTTTGGAGACGCCTCGCGTTATGACTTTTCAGTTGCTGGTGTTGTTTTTGCTACTCATTTTATCCGGTTTTTTTTCTTCCGCAGAAACCGCACTGTTTTCCATCAGCCGAGTCAAGGCCCGGCATTACGGCA
It contains:
- a CDS encoding RtcB family protein, with product MMVTQRDILQINANCFEVPASFRKDMRVPARFYSDPALIGDLIKDNSLDQLVNTTVLPGVVAPALAMPDIHQGYGFPIGGVVATQLPDGVISPGGVGYDINCGVRLLGTRISREEIAPYLSPLLSLIDTHCPSGVGKGGILRLNDKELNRVLHEGARWALGKGFATASDLERTEEKGCLAGASAEAVSSRAKDRGRDQMGTLGAGNHFIEIDVVDEIFHSKAADRMGLFAGQVVVQIHCGSRGLGHQVCGDYVKRFQNVVHRYGINLPDRELVCAPVSSPEGMDYLAAMNAAANFAFANRQVLAHRIRESFSLALAGKIQAHKVYQIYDIAHNMAKIETHDIEGKKLTLCVHRKGATRAFGPGAPEVPPDYRDIGQPVLVPGSMGTASWVLLGTEAAMRLTFGSCCHGAGRRMSRHQAKKMVRGAELRKKLEADGILVQSGSLSGLAEEAPIAYKDVDKVVSIVHNAGIAKKVARLSPIAVIKG
- a CDS encoding archease is translated as MIQKKYRKDASSGVKEMIHTADLALRVRGKDLDALMRNAAAGMSALMCDAPMAASVPERRDVSVSAPDAEGLLVEWLSELAYWAESEGAVFNSFLIHSISETSLTATVSGRLSGPLKRTIKAVTYHNLAIKQTARGLEATVVFDV